agaCGGGTcttcttcgacgtgagctgcggtgcatcacccccggcgtcgagggtacacggtgacgtattCGTGTGCGAACAGGCGGACGGGCGGAAGCAAGGGCGGTCGGTGGCGGAAGAAGGTGGGAAAAAGGCATGGGCTGAAATGTCCCTCCGGCCAACTACTTCTCTGTAATGCAGGGCACCGCAACGGCGAGGGGAAGACCCGCGAATACACGGGTTGGGGCCGAGATTTTGCCGCGGCCCTCAACTTTTTTTACGGGCAGGGGCAGGATGTGCGGTCTGATCGGACATTTTTTTCCATCCCGGCCcgtattttggcggttattttacggGTCAGGCCGGGATGCGGGGTCCGCTAAAGTTGCTCTAAGAAAGCAATCTGTCCTTCAACCTGCAAACACGTTCATTTGTTTGTCTATAGCTTGTTGCAAGCTCTTTTTTATGTGGCTTCTCAATCACACAAAAATCATGTCAGACTTGTCACACGCTTAAAATATTATTTGCCCTATCAAAGAACCACTAACGTATGTTCACAAGATAATGGTTGTACCTTGTCAACCTCAACAattctcctctctctttctatGTGTGTGCGTGCTCGCGCGAGCTTACGCTTGTGTGTGTGTGCAAAAGAGAGACTCGTAGGCCAATAAACTAAAACCGTAGGTTTTTAACGAAAAAAGATTTCCCCCGTTTTAGATTATAAAGCAACAGCCGAGCATACAACCACCGAAAccacaaaaaaagaaagaagaaggaaaaagaaGGCGACAGAGAATACAAGATGGAACCGAACAACTACAGTCCTAACAGCCCGAACTAGGACGCCGAGGACCCCGGCAACTCCAGGACATGCCCACGAAACGCTCATGCTAAAGAAACAGCCCGCCGTCGGAGGAAGAGCACAGCCATCAACTCCCATGCCGTTGCCCGGCCATCCGAGAGCTCGCCGTGAGCCCGGATGGACTAGGAGAGGATGGCAACACACCACCACGGCGGCAAAACCACTCCGACAACGCCACCGCCTCGGGTCACATCACGAAGAGCACCGACCGTTGTCGAGCAGGAACAACTGAAGAACGCCGGCAAACCGACCATGCCAAAGCCGCGACCACCACTCACCCGTCCCAAAGGCGGCGTCTTCAGGAAGAACGCGGCGCCAAGGCGCCGTCGCCGCCCAACCCGAGGGGATTTGGGCTTTCACCCgggacaaggggaggggggcaTGGGCGAGGACTCGATGCCGACTCCAAGAAGTAGAGCGGCGACGGAGCGCCGCCGGCATCGTGGCTGTCACAGCACGCCAAGGGTTTCCCCCATCCGTAGCCCACCCCGACCAACCACCAAACCAGCCACACAAGGTCGCCGGTCAATCGAGTTGGCGTGGGTGACCAGAGAACGTGGAGGTCGCCGTCTTCAAGTCGAGATCCGTGCTCATCGCCGACTCCCCGCCCGCACGGCCAAGCCCAGCGCTCGGAACCATCAGCACCACCTCCCCCTGTCGTCAGGGAGGGGTGCGCTCGCCGGAGGAGGCCGCCGCCACCGCACTTGTGCCACCAGAACAGGAGGCCCCGCCACCACGCCACCAACCCTGCCAGCCGCCGGCCAAGGCAGGGGAGGCCGCCCGTGGTCCAGGCCGCACGCAGCCCCCGCCACCCGCCGGGCCGCCGGCgccagatctggccggatccgACGGGTGCGGCACCACCAGAGACccacagccgccgcgccgccagcNNNNNNNNNNNNNNNNNNNNNNNNNNNNNNNNNNNNNNNNNNNNNNNNNNNNNNNNNNNNNNNNNNNNNNNNNNNNNNNNNNNNNNNNNNNNNNNNNNNNNNNNNNNNNNNNNNNNNNNNNNNNNNNNNNNNNNNNNNNNNNNNNNNNNNNNNNNNNNNNNNNNNNNNNNNNNNNNNNNNNNNNNNNNNNNNNNNNNNNNNNNNNNNNNNNNNNNNNNNNNNNNNNNNNNNNNNNNNNNNNNNNNNNNNNNNNNNNNNNNNNNNNNNNNNNNNNNNNNNNNNNNNNNNNNNNNNNNNNNNNNNNNNNNNNNNNNNNNNNNNNNNNNNNNNNNNNNNNNNNNNNNNNNNNNNNNNNNNNNNNNNNNNNNNNNNNNNNNNNNNNNNNNNNNNNNNNNNNNNNNNNNNNNNNNNNNNNNNNNNNNNNNNNNNNNNNNNNNNNNNNNNNNNNNNNNNNNNNNNNNNNNNNNNNNNNNNNNNNNNNNNNNNNNNNNNNNNNNNNNNNNNNGCGGAAGCCCAGGGCGCCACCCGCCAACGCGCGCGCCGCCGcccagagccgccgccgccgcactgctGCGCCCCGCGCCAGCGCAGCGCCTCCACGCGCCCGGGCTGTCCCGCGCCAGCCGGGGAAGGGCGAGGGGAGGGGAACGAGGCCCCGCCACCGCCGAAGCCAGCCGGGCTTCGCCCGCTGGCCCATGCCGGCGGCggcaaggggaggaggaggggggaagGAGGCGGAgggccggcggctagggtttccccccgTCGCTCGCGGGAGCGACGCGGGGGGGAGGACTCAGTCGCTACCTCCAACCGTAGGTTTTTACGCGATAAGATTGGATTGACCTTTTGAATAAATTGCAAAGAAGAAATGAGACGAAGGCACTGACAAAGAAGTAGAGCCCCTTGGACGATGTAGAGAGCTCCTTAAAGCACCTACATACTGTGTGCATCAGATGCCCTCTCTTATGTCCTATGTGTGACACATTACAGGTGGAAGTTCCTGAGCATGTGAAGTGTTTATTATTTTGTAAAATTGTAAATTACACAATAATTAAATAACTCATACATCATAGAATCCGCTTCTTAAGTGTCTCACTTCTAGTCAAATATGAGGCACCGCCTACCCACGTAGCATGCTTCATTGAATTACGGCTTCCCTCTTGACACAATATAGTTGCGCTACACTTCTACTCGCCTTTGATACACCACCCCCCACACACCCAATCTCCACCATCTAACCTACTAGCCAAAAGGTTGGGAAGTGCAACCACCATTCTCTTTTTGGACATTTTCCCCTTGAGCTACAATTCCATCATGAAAATCCTCTGTATGGTCATCATTAGTTCGATCCAACAATGGTGATGTTTAATTGTCGTCCATTTCACGAGTAACTTTGGCTTGGAGCACTACTTTCATTCTTGTAGTTGCTACACTAGACCTACTGACATCATGTTGATGGCAACCACTCATGAAAAATATTTCTTTGTAATTATTTCCATTTTCAAAGCCAGTTTATTTGGCATCAATGATTTTGGCCCAATTTTAATAAAGTATGNNNNNNNNNNNNNNNNNNNNNNNNNNNNNNNNNNNNNNNNNNNNNNNNNNNNNNNNNNNNNNNNNNNNNNNNNNNNNNNNNNNNNNNNNNNNNNNNNNNNNNNNNNNNNNNNNNNNNNNNNNNNNNNNNNNNNNNNNGGGGGGGTAGGTTACCCTTGCATTAGTACAAACATATGGTATTATGAGCATTTTCACAATGGAACATTTGTCTTTGCTCCACTGATTAAATACATGAGAAGTTCTAGGCTGATTATCGACCATTGgtacttaatttatttatgactttACAAATTTTGTAATTTTCATTATAGAGCACAAAAGAGAGACTTTTGTCTTAGAAAAACAGGCAAGCAACACATATGTGATATTTAACCATAGTGGGCGTCAACCTTACAATGTTCAACATATACCACCAATTAAACTATGTGGCCTTTTCCTTTTGTGATGAACGTTGTGTCCAGTTCAATGCATGGCCTTCTTCAAGGATGCCACGATGATGGGGTACTTTGCCTTCGCTTTCTCCAGATGCTTTGCAACGACAGAAGCATACACCACGAATAGCTCCTCAATAATGTCATCTCCAAAGTGGTCTGCTATCAGTGGCTCCAACACGGCCCTTATGCACTTGGCCACATTTGCCCCGCTGCTAGCACAGTCTAGTACCACATCACTTTCTGAGTCGTCTTGAGGATCCCAGTTCGATTCGAAGAGTCTAACATGCTCGATATCAAAGAGCTTACTCTCATTGATCAACGCCTTCATCTCTTTCACCGATGGAGCGTAGTATGGCAGGTTGAATGAGTCCAGCTTCTCCTTCTCCACACGACCCTATCATCCAACACAATAATATTTTAGATAAGAGTGTACCAAATGAGAACTATTTTGTAGAGACGTTATTCATTAAACTTTTATCACTGAAATCCAATCTAATTATTGTATTAATTTGCACATGAATTCTTTTGTCCTCACTTTTAAATTTCACGTGCCAATTTTCTTCTCCTTTTACGAGAATGTGTACTTCACTTTGTATGCTCCTCATGTGATAATTTATGTCACTGTCTTACACGGATGAAATTTTGTTGATGGAAAGTTGCCATGCTAGAATGAATTAACTTAGGAGCATATCAAGTCACATAAGCAACTATAAGTTTGTTAGTAAAGAGTAACATGGCGTAATCGTTACTGGCAAACAAAGCAAATCATTGATGTAACCAACATGTATGGATGTACCTTTAGGACCAGAGACTGGAGAGATTTGGCAACCAATTCAAATAAGGTGCTAACATCCCCGTGCATCATCATCTCTTCACTCTTTCTTCCAAGAAATGTTAGCAACATTCGGCCTCCGTTGACAAGCTCTCTAGAGCGCAGTGCAAGGAACAACTCAAAGTCCGTTTTGAATTGTTGTTGGAACAGCTTAATCACAATAGGTGGGGTAGTCTTTCCAATGTAGATGTTGCCTTCGTTCACGTGAGTGCACCTTGAGAGTTCCTCGGGGACCTAGGTAGTTAAGTATCGTAGCATTATTAATTAAGTTGTCGAACGATAGTAGTACTCGTTCACCCGCAATTAATCACTGATACCTAGTAGAAAATCAAAGTGGTTCAGGTCACTGGCTAGTGACTTGTATCCCGATCATTGTTATTACTATGCAAGAACATCGACTTATTCTCTGCATTTCAAGTAATGTTGCATATTAGTTTTTTTTCTTCTAATTTTTTCATTACATCCCGTAGTAGGACGACGACTAAGGCGTAGCAAGCATGAGCATTTAGGACTAGGGTGTGCACGAATTAGGGATGCAAAGCGTCGCCCAGGCCTGGCCCGCTTTGTATTATAAACTAGAAAATTCTGTTCTAGAAGGATTAGATTGCATTAGATTAGTTTTTATTATTCTTTCAAAAAGATTGATTTGTATTAGTTGGGTGTTTTGCGAGACACCGCCCTGCACCGTACCCCTAGCATGAACCAATGCATTAGCATCACTTCTAGCCTAAAAAGCCCATCTTAGCTCATCCCTGGTTTGAGTAATTTTTTTGATATGGAAAGTAAAATGAAACGAAGGGAGAACTACCGTAGCTTATTTTAGTGTGAGTGTATTGGCATCGAACGATACACTATCATAAATAAAGGGATATTATAGCATACAAACAATTACGCAGAAGTGTACGATGGACTAAATTAATATATGAAGTACACAGTAAAATTTAATACAATAGGTTTATAGTCATTGAATTTTTTTATATCATTGTACCTTTTTGTTAACACATATTGTtttgtttttaaattttttttatgtTGCCATGTGAACTTTCCACGTGTACAAATTCCATAGTTTTGCAACTATGGTGACAAAATTTTCCAATCCGCGACCATTCTCTATATCTTAATAGTAT
This portion of the Triticum dicoccoides isolate Atlit2015 ecotype Zavitan chromosome 7A, WEW_v2.0, whole genome shotgun sequence genome encodes:
- the LOC119331693 gene encoding anthranilate O-methyltransferase 2-like codes for the protein MKEGRGVRMVTGNGENSYAANSRLQEKAILETRPVLHKAIEELCKSLSARRSTMVVADLGCSSGPNTLRVVCEVIGAVQFYTRKSEEERRAVEVQFFLNDLPGNDFNIVFRSLEQLEDLGGRETQPYYVAGLPGSYYRKLFPSRSVHFFHSSYSLMWRSKVPEELSRCTHVNEGNIYIGKTTPPIVIKLFQQQFKTDFELFLALRSRELVNGGRMLLTFLGRKSEEMMMHGDVSTLFELVAKSLQSLVLKGRVEKEKLDSFNLPYYAPSVKEMKALINESKLFDIEHVRLFESNWDPQDDSESDVVLDCASSGANVAKCIRAVLEPLIADHFGDDIIEELFVVYASVVAKHLEKAKAKYPIIVASLKKAMH